Proteins from a genomic interval of Papaver somniferum cultivar HN1 chromosome 4, ASM357369v1, whole genome shotgun sequence:
- the LOC113274602 gene encoding shikimate O-hydroxycinnamoyltransferase-like produces the protein MIKVTVRESSVVKPAKETPKVCLWTSNFDQLFVVHAQTVYFYRRPTLTGGSSSSSDDFFDSTVLKDGLSKALVYYYPIAGRLKRNESGRAEINCTGEGATFIEAETDSCIEDLGDFTPDERLMPLLPKPDYGDGDISSCPPFLVKITRFKCGGVCVSTALSHILVDGVSGINFINTWSDLCRGVDDIKAVPLLDRTILRARDPPVVSFPHVEYKLPSMNIPSTSPLSNPKIAISKLNISTMQTNQLKSKCNNNEFKFSTYEVIAGHIWRCSCKARELKDDQETTISMPLDCRSRSSPPLPDGYFGNAIFDLTAKAIAGDIVSKPLSYAVNLIHETLISYGSNEYFRSAIDFLELNPSICTVIKGKGCNFRFTSWVRLAIYEADFGWGQPHYMGPGANGAGRSFLIPNPPRGDGGLSLIITLDTEYHMDLFTESFYDI, from the exons ATGATTAAAGTTACAGTGAGAGAGTCATCTGTAGTCAAACCGGCAAAAGAAACACCAAAAGTGTGTTTATGGACGTCGAATTTCGACCAGCTATTCGTTGTACACGCACAAACAGTATACTTTTACAGGCGTCCAACATTAACTggaggttcttcttcttcttctgacgaTTTCTTTGACTCTACTGTACTAAAGGATGGTTTAAGCAAAGCTCTCGTTTATTATTACCCAATTGCTGGGAGGTTGAAGAGAAATGAGTCAGGCAGAGCTGAAATCAATTGTACTGGTGAAGGTGCAACTTTTATAGAGGCAGAAACAGATTCGTGCATCGAGGATCTCGGCGATTTCACTCCTGATGAACGACTTATGCCTCTCTTACCTAAACCTGATTATGGCGACGGTGATATTTCCTCATGTCCACCCTTTCTGGTTAAG ATAACGCGTTTCAAGTGCGGTGGTGTTTGTGTAAGTACAGCACTAAGCCATATATTAGTCGATGGAGTCTCCGGAATCAACTTCATTAATACCTGGTCAGATCTATGTCGAGGAGTAGATGATATTAAAGCTGTCCCGTTGTTGGATCGAACAATATTACGAGCGCGTGATCCACCAGTAGTTTCTTTTCCGCATGTAGAATATAAACTACCTTCCATGAACATACCTTCTACTTCTCCGTTATCAAACCCCAAAATTGCAATTTCCAAGCTCAATATCTCAACCATGCAGACCAATCAACTCAAATCCAAATGCAACAACAACGAGTTCAAGTTTAGTACATACGAAGTCATTGCAGGACACATATGGCGTTGTTCATGTAAAGCACGCGAACTTAAAGACGATCAAGAAACAACGATATCAATGCCATTAGATTGTCGTTCGCGTTCAAGTCCTCCTCTTCCTGATGGTTATTTCGGGAATGCCATATTTGATTTAACAGCAAAAGCAATTGCAGGTGATATTGTCTCAAAACCATTAAGTTACGCTGTTAATTTAATTCACGAGACATTAATTTCGTATGGAAGCAATGAGTATTTTAGGTCAGCCATTGATTTTCTGGAATTAAACCCAAGTATCTGTACCGTTATCAAAGGTAAGGGCTGCAATTTTAGGTTCACAAGCTGGGTTAGACTGGCAATATATGAAGCTGATTTTGGTTGGGGACAACCACATTATATGGGTCCGGGTGCGAATGGTGCTGGTCGATCTTTTCTGATTCCAAACCCACCACGAGGCGACGGTGGCTTATCTTTAATTATTACTTTGGATACTGAATATCACATGGATCTTTTTACAGAGTCATTTTATGATATTTGA